GGCGGCTGGGGAATCGGATGGCGTTTTTCACTCGCATCCGCCCTGTCGCTTGCGGCGGGGCTCGCCGCCCTGGTCTTCATTCCCGTCCCGCCGGGCGTATAACTTGCCGAGCGTATAAACAAATAAAGTCGGGCGCATCGGCCGCGCGGCGGTCGTAAGCCGGACCGCGCGGCGGATGCCGGCGCGTTAGACCGCGGCGGAAATCCAGCGGGAGAGTTCGCCCTTCGGCGCCGCGCCGACCTTCTGCGCGGCGGCCTTGCCGTCCTTGAAGATAATCAGGGTCGGGATCGAGCGGATGCCGAGTTTCGAAGCCACGGCCGGATTCTCGTCGATATTGAGCTTCACGACCTTGATCTTGCCCTTCATCTCCGCCGCGATTTCCTCCAGCGCGGGAGCGATCATCCGGCAGGGGCCGCACCATTCCGCCCAGAAGTCGACGACGACGGGCTCGGCGGATTTCAGCACTTCCTGCTCGAAAGTGGCGTCGGTAATTTTCTGCGTCGTCATTGAGGAGGGTCTTTCTTCAGGGGAATAACGAATTCGGACGGAACGTAGGAACGGGCCCCGCGCGCGTCAAGCAGCGTTCGTTCCAGCATCGGCTCGGCGGTGGGCTGATCGGGCTAGAGAGAATCTCTATAATGCCCCCTTAAACACAAAGAGCGGGGACGGCCGGGCCGCTCCCCACTCTTTGGCACCCTGTCCTTTAACCGGATTGAACGCCTGGTCCCGAAGTCTTTTCCGCTCCGATAACCGCTCGCATCAGCTCGTTCATCGAGCACCTTCGCGAGCCGCGTTCCCTCCGGCGTCCTCCCCGACTTGGACCGTTGCTGGGAATTGAAAGGCTAAACGCTTTAAACGCTTAGGCTTACCCAACCAACTTGGCGAGGGGACATTATGCCAAAATAAAAGGGCTGTCACTCGAAATTGTGCACTCTGTCGAAAATTCGAGTTGGGCGCCGTGCATTTAAGCAATACTTACAGCCAAGCCGTTTCAAATCGATACGAAAGAGAAAGGCGCGGCTCTACGCCGCGCCTCCTCAAAGTTGTATTTGGGATCGCCCACTTACAATGGGATGTTGTCGTGCTTTTTCCAGGGGTTCTCCAGCTCCTTGTGACGGAGCAGGGCCAGCGCGCGCGCGATTCGCTTGCGCGTCGAATGCGGCATGATGACTTCGTCTATATAACCGCGTTCGGCCGCGACGAAGGGCGAGAGGAATCGATCCTCATATTCCTTGGTGCGCTGCGCGATCTTCTCCGGGTCGCCGAGATCAGCGCGGAAGATGATCTCGACGGCGCCTTTGGCGCCCATCACGGCGATCTGCGCCGAGGGCCAGGCGTAATTCACGTCGCCGCGCAGATGCTTCGACGACATGACGTCATAGGCGCCGCCAAACGCCTTGCGGGTGATGAGCGTGACTTTCGGAACGGTCGCCTCGGCATAGGCGAAGAGCAGTTTCGCGCCATGCTTGATGAGGCCGCCATATTCCTGCGCCGTGCCGGGCAGGAAGCCGGGAACGTCGACAAAGGTGACGATCGGAATGTTGAAGCAGTCGCAGAATCGCACGAAGCGCGCGGCCTTCTTGGAGGCGTCGATGTCGAGCACGCCGGCGAGCACCATCGGCTGATTGGCGACGATGCCGACCGTGCGGCCTTCGACGCGGCCGAAGCCGACGACGATATTCTTGGCGTGCGCCTCCTGAATCTCGAAGAAGTCGCCTTCGTCGACGACCTTCGTGATCAGTTCCTTGATGTCGTAAGGCTTGTTCGGATTGTCGGGAATGAGCGTGTCGAGCGACATGTCGAACCGGTCGACGTCGTCGAAGCTCGGCCATTCCGGCGGCTCTTCCGTATTATTCGCCGGCAGGAAGTCGATCAGCCGGCGCATCTGCAGGAGCGCCTCGACGTCATTGTCGTAGCCGCGGTCGGCGATGGAGCTCTTGGTCGTGTGCACCGAGGCGCCGCCGAGTTCTTCGGCCGTCACCGTTTCGTTCGTCACGGTCTTCACGACGTCGGGACCCGTCACGAACATATAGGACGTGTCGCGCACCATGAAGATGAAGTCGGTCATCGAGGGCGAATAGACGTCGCCGCCCGCGCAGGGACCCATGATCACGGAAATCTGCGGGATGACGCCCGAGGCCAGCACATTGCGCTGGAAGACCTCGCCATAGCCGCCGAGCGCCGCCACGCCC
The nucleotide sequence above comes from Methylocystis parvus OBBP. Encoded proteins:
- the trxA gene encoding thioredoxin, yielding MTTQKITDATFEQEVLKSAEPVVVDFWAEWCGPCRMIAPALEEIAAEMKGKIKVVKLNIDENPAVASKLGIRSIPTLIIFKDGKAAAQKVGAAPKGELSRWISAAV
- a CDS encoding acyl-CoA carboxylase subunit beta is translated as MKHILDGLAQRRASARLGGGAKRIEAQHARGKLTARERIELLLDQGSFEEFDMFVTHRCTDFGMDQGEKTSGDGVVTGWGTVNGRAVFVFAKDFTVFGGSLSETHAQKIIKLQDMALKNRAPIVGIFDAGGARIQEGVAALGGYGEVFQRNVLASGVIPQISVIMGPCAGGDVYSPSMTDFIFMVRDTSYMFVTGPDVVKTVTNETVTAEELGGASVHTTKSSIADRGYDNDVEALLQMRRLIDFLPANNTEEPPEWPSFDDVDRFDMSLDTLIPDNPNKPYDIKELITKVVDEGDFFEIQEAHAKNIVVGFGRVEGRTVGIVANQPMVLAGVLDIDASKKAARFVRFCDCFNIPIVTFVDVPGFLPGTAQEYGGLIKHGAKLLFAYAEATVPKVTLITRKAFGGAYDVMSSKHLRGDVNYAWPSAQIAVMGAKGAVEIIFRADLGDPEKIAQRTKEYEDRFLSPFVAAERGYIDEVIMPHSTRKRIARALALLRHKELENPWKKHDNIPL